The Candidatus Hepatincola sp. Av genome contains the following window.
CAACTACGGTAAATTGGTTGTTCAACAAAGTAAAGTAGTATCTATAGTAGAAGCTGCTGAAATTACTAAAAAAGAATATTTACCTTTGTGTAATTCTGGTATTATGGCGTTTAATAATAGAAAAGTTTGGTCTTTATTACGGCAAATTGATAATAAAAACTCTAAGCAAGAATACTATTTAACAGATCTTGTGAAAATTGCTAATAAAAATAATTTATTATGTAAGTATGTGGTAGATTCTGAAGAGAATCTACAAGGAGCCAACTCTAAATGGGAGCTAGCTATTTTAGAGGCAGTATTTCAAAAACAAAAACGTTATGAATTCTTACAGCAAGGGGTTCAGTTAATAGACCCACAAACTGTTTATTTTTCCCTAGATACTAAAATAGCCCAAGATGTTATTATTTACCCCAATGTGTATATTTTACCTAAGGTAACCATTGGGGCTGGTACTAGTATCTTGCCATTTTCTGTGTTAGAAGGAGCCATAATTGGTGAACATTGTAATATCGGTCCTTTTGCTAGGTTACGCCCTGAAACTACTTTAGCAGCTAATAACAAAGTAGGTAATTTTGTGGAAATAAAAAAATCATCAATTAATGCTGGCGTTAAAATTAACCATTTAACTTATATTGGTGATTGTGAAATTGGTGAGAATACTAACATTGGAGCCGGTACCATTACCTGTAACTACGATGGTAACAAAAAACATGCTACTAAAATAGGAGCAGATAGCTTTATTGGTTCTAATACAGCTTTAGTAGCACCTATTACCATTGGTACTAATGTTACTGTAGGTGCTGGCAGCGTATTAACTAAAGATGTACCAGATGATAGTTTAGCTATAGCTAGGTCATCACAAAAAAATATTGCTAATTGGAAGCCGGTGAAAAAATAACTACATGTTAAATATTGGAATTTTTGAATTATTAATTATTTTTATTGTGGGCTTAATTTTTTTATCTCCCCAAGATCTAATTGCTTGTATTAAAGCTATAAAAAAGTTCAAAACTAAAATTAGCCAATTTTACCATAAAACTAATGAATATTTTCAAGAAGTTACCGAAGTAGATGAAGATATTACAACGCTATTGCATAAAGGTTTAAGCCAACCTAGTGAACATATTCATAAAATGTTTAATTATGAGTTTTTATCTAAAGAAAAAGAATTCTCTGATCCTAAAAAATCTAATGATGAAAATTCAAATAAGGTATTTTTACCACCTGACTCTGATTCTAAGGATACCTCTGAAACTTAAGTAAGGTAGTAAGTGTTACAGCAAAGGAATTAATTATGAAGAATTTTAAAATTGTTATTTTAACTATCATGGGCTTGTTAATATTAATGGGTGCCGTAGATGTTATAATTGTTGGTAGTTACCTTGATTTTCAATATCTTGATATTACTACTCTATTATTAGCTCTAAGTATAGGATTATGGTATTTAATTTTAATCAAAAAATAAATGTATAATAAGAATGGTAGGTTGCAACTCTTAGAATATAATAATTGCAACCAGTATTACTTATATTGTAAATTAAGGTTTGCTAGTAATAAGATTAGAATTATTAATTAACTGTTTAATAGGGGCAAAAGTTTTACGGTGTAAGGGGGTTATGCCATATTGTTTTAAACCTTCAAGGTGCGTTTTAGTGCCATAACCTGCATTTTTTTCCCAAGCATAATACGGGTAAGTTTTTGCAAAATTTACCATTAAGGCATCACGGTACACTTTTGCTAAAATAGAAGCTCCTGCAATATTTAGGCTTAAATTATCACCATTAATTAAAGTATAAGTAGGAATTATAGCGTGAAATTTTTGGTTACCATCAATAATTAAAGAATCTATGTTAATAGTTTGTTGTAATTCTAAATAAGCGGTTTTCATAGCTAACAAAGAGGCTTGTAAAATATTAATTTCATCAATTATAGGAACATCTACTGCAGCAATAGCATAAAAGGCATGGTTTTTAATTTGGATACTAAGTTTTTCTCGTTTACTTTTGGTAAGTTTTTTAGAATCGGTAATTTGGTCTAATAGATTTGTTGGAGCATCTTTCTTAAAAGTTAAACAACAGCCAACAACAGGTCCTGCAAGGCACCCTCTACCTACTTCATCACAACCAGCAATAATAGCTTCAGGATTCTTTAAATTTGAGACAATAATATTTTTTTCAAAGACAAAATTTGCCATATTGTATACTTAATATATAATGAATAAGTAATAAGTATTTTATAACAAAAAAAGTAAAAAATATATGAATTGGTTACAATTATTAAGTACACAAAGATACAATACCACAGATGATAAATCAGAGCCTATTCGTAGCCCTTTTTTAGTTGATGTTGATAGAATAGTTTATTCTTCCCATTTTAGAAAACTTCAAGATAAAACTCAAGTTCACCCTTTATCTAAAAGTGATTATGTTCGTACCCGTTTAACTCATTCCTTAGAAGTAGCAGGAGTTGGAAGATCCTTAGGTTTTGAAATTGCTTTAGAATTAAGTAAAAAACATAAATTAAATATTTCAGAGCATGACTTTGGCTATATTATCCAAGCTGCTTGTTTGGCTCATGATATTGGTAACCCACCTTTTGGGCATTTAGGAGAAGAGGCTATTAAAGAGTTTTTCCTTTCTAAAAAAGACCAGTTATTGAAGTTAATGTCGGAACAAGAATATAATACTTTAGTAGCGTTTGATGGTAACTCTCAAGGTTTTAGAATTATTACTAACTTAGCCGGTTGGAAAAATGAGGGCGGATTGCGTTTAACCTATGCAACCCTAGGAGCTTTTTGTAAATATCCATGTACCTTTATTCCTACAGAGTTACTAGTAGAATATGCTAATAATGTGGTGGGTACGCATAAAGCGGGAGTTTTAGCCACAGAAAAAGAGTTTTTTGAAAACCTAGCCCAAGATTTAGGATTACAACGTTTAATAGAGGGGCAGTCAGCTTTTGTAAGGCACCCATTAGCCTTTTTAATAGAAGCAGCTGATGATATTTGTTATGTTGTTGCCGATATTGAAGATGCTTTTTTTGTAAACATTGCCACGCTAGAAGATATTGAGAAATTATTAGCCCCAATTGCTAGGAGTCCTAATAAATATGAGGGTGATGCCAAGCAACGTTTAGCAGATTTAAAAAAAGCTCCATTTTACAAAGCTATGGACTCTAGAAAAAAAGCTGAATGGTTACGTGGAAAATCTATTGCTAACTTAGTAGATGAAGTGAAAAGAGTTTTTTTAGAGAATGAAACTATCATTCTTGCTGGTACTTTTAACCATGAGCTATTGGCTTTAACTAAGTTTGCTAAAGAAATCGCTGAATGTAAGATGTATGCTCGTAACCATATTTTTAAGTCCTTAGATAAATTAAATAGTGAAATTATGGGCTTAAAAGCCATTATGGGCGTATTAGATGAATTATATATTGTTATTATGAATCCCAATATTGTTAAGTCTAGACGAGTAGAAAATTTATTAGAATCTATGTTTGGTATATCTTTAAATTCAAAAGCAAGTGTGTACGAAAAGTTTATTTATGTAATAGACTTAATCTCCGACTTTACTGATAGAAATATTGTGGAATTTTATAAAACTTTAAAAGTTCAGTAACATCTTCTAAGTATTTTATATTGATTTATAATAATTAGTTTATATTATCTAGGCAACGGTTTTCACTTTCTGCCTGAATGGTAATACTTACTAAATGAAATTCATGTTTTAGGATTTTTGTAATATTTTCTATAACATCATCAAATTGGTAGTTTTTATCAATCACTGCGTGTAAAGAAATTAAATGGTCTTCCTCATTTAAAGACCATAAATGAATATGATGTACATCTAATAAACCTGCTACATTTTTTTCTAAATACTTTTCTATATCTTTAGCTTCTAAGTTAATAGGAGTTCCTTCCATTAAAATATGGCATGATTGGGTAATTACCTTAACCGTACTATGTAAAATCATTAATACCAGAATAATAGATAGTATTGGATCAACTATATACCAGCTAGTATAGTAAATAGTAATAGCTACAATAATAGCTACTACCGAGCCAAGAGTATCAGTTAAAAAGTGCAAATAAGCACTTTCTAAAAGGAGATTCTTAGATGCTTTTTTCTGCTTTTTAGATTGACTAGTAGTGGATTCATGATGATGAGCATGATGATGAATAGTTCCTGCACTATGAGATTCAGCTCGGTGAAATAAATACATAACTACAAAATTAATAATGAGTCCTGCTATGGCTACTGGTAGCATGAGCTTAGGGTTTACAATTTGGGGATGATAAAAACGCAAAAAAGCTTCATAAACAATAAATAAACAAATAAAAATTAGAAAAACTGAATTTAATAAACTAATGATAATTTCGCCACGAGTATAACCATAAGTTTTTTGTGGGTTAGGAGGTAAACTAGATAATAAGATTCCAACTAGGGCTAAAATAACAGAAACAAAGTCTGTTAACATGTGGCTAGCATCTGCCATTAAAGCTAAAGATTTACTTAAGTAACCTCCAACAAATTCAATAACCATAAAAACAAAAATTAAAGTACCCGTAGTAATAAACAATTTTTTCATACGGGATCGGTTAGCTCTTTTAGTATGAAAGGGACCAAAAAGATGATTATGGCTATGACTCATTATCTATTTTCAAAACCTCAATAAATGCTGACTGTGGAATTTCTACTTTACCAAATTGCCTCATTTTAAGTTTACCAGCTTTTTGCTTTTCTAGTAATTTTCTTTTTCTAGTAATATCGCCTCCATAACATTTAGCGGTTACATCTTTACGAAAAGCCGAGATAGTTTCTCGGGCAATAATTTTACCACCAATAGCTGCTTGAATAGGAATTTGAAACATTTGCCTTGGGATTAAAGTTTTTAATTTTTCACAAATAGCCCTGCCTATTTTTTCAGAAGATGCTTTATGGACAATAAAAGCAAGGGCATCAATAAGTTCATGGTTTACCATAATATTAACACGAACAAGATCTCCTACCACATATTCATCAAGTTCGTAATCAAAGCTAGCATAACCTTTAGAAATAGATTTTAACTTATCATAAAAATCAAACACAACTTCATTAAGGGGTAGGAGGTAAACCAACATTGCTCTTTTATCTAGCCAATTTAAACTAACTTGTTTGCCTCTACGTTTTGTGCAAAGGTCTAACACTGTTCCTAAATATTCTTCTGGCACAATAATAGTAGCTTTAATCCATGGTTCTTTAATTTCTTTAATTAAATGTGGTTCAGGCATATCTACTGGTGAATGAATACTAATTTCTTTACCATCTGTTAAAGTTAGTTGGTATTCTACACTAGGAGCTGTAGTTATAAGCTCAATATTAAATTCTCTAGTTAAACGCTCTTGGATAATTTCTAAATGCAATAAACCTAAAAAACCACAACGAAAACCAAAACCTAAAGCAGTTGAGTTTTCAACATTAAAAGAAAAACTTGCATCATTCAAATGAAGTTTTTCTAAGGCTAGTTTTAAATTTTTATATTCAGAACTATCTACCGGAAAAATTCCTGAAAAAACTACAGGTACAGAAGGTTTAAAACCAGCTAAAGATTCTAAAGTTGGGTTTTTTGCATCGGTAATAGTATCACCTACATTGGTATCTTGTACGGCTTTAATAGAGCCAGTTAGGTAACCAACTTCTCCTGCATTTAAGGCTTGGCATTGCTGAATCTTAGGGGTGAAATAACCTACTTGATCTACTGTATATTCAGCATTATTAGACATAGTTTTAATTTTCATACCCTTTTTTAAGGTGCCATCATAAATTCTAACTAAAATTATTACTCCTAAATAAGAATCATACCAACTATCTACTAATAGAGCTTTTAAAGGTGCCTCCAACTTACCAACAGGTGGGGGTAAATAATTAACAATACCTTCTAAAACTTCCACAATACCTATTCCTGTTTTTGCTGAAACTTCAATAGCGTTACTAGTATCTAGCCCAATGATTTCTTCAATTTGGTGTTTAATCTTTTGGGGATCAGCCGCTGGTAAATCTATTTTATTTAAAACGGGAATAATCTCATGGTTGTTGTCAATTGCCATATATACATTAGCTAAGGTTTGGGCTTCAACACCCTGAGAGGCATCAACCACTAATAAAGAGCCCTCACAAGCGGCTAAAGAGCGGCTAACTTCATAAGCAAAATCCACATGTCCTGGTGTATCCATTAAATTTAGCTGGTAAGTTTCACCATTCTTAGCTAGGTAGTTTAACCTTACTGTTTGG
Protein-coding sequences here:
- the dgt gene encoding Deoxyguanosinetriphosphate triphosphohydrolase — its product is MNWLQLLSTQRYNTTDDKSEPIRSPFLVDVDRIVYSSHFRKLQDKTQVHPLSKSDYVRTRLTHSLEVAGVGRSLGFEIALELSKKHKLNISEHDFGYIIQAACLAHDIGNPPFGHLGEEAIKEFFLSKKDQLLKLMSEQEYNTLVAFDGNSQGFRIITNLAGWKNEGGLRLTYATLGAFCKYPCTFIPTELLVEYANNVVGTHKAGVLATEKEFFENLAQDLGLQRLIEGQSAFVRHPLAFLIEAADDICYVVADIEDAFFVNIATLEDIEKLLAPIARSPNKYEGDAKQRLADLKKAPFYKAMDSRKKAEWLRGKSIANLVDEVKRVFLENETIILAGTFNHELLALTKFAKEIAECKMYARNHIFKSLDKLNSEIMGLKAIMGVLDELYIVIMNPNIVKSRRVENLLESMFGISLNSKASVYEKFIYVIDLISDFTDRNIVEFYKTLKVQ
- the rnhB gene encoding Ribonuclease HII encodes the protein MANFVFEKNIIVSNLKNPEAIIAGCDEVGRGCLAGPVVGCCLTFKKDAPTNLLDQITDSKKLTKSKREKLSIQIKNHAFYAIAAVDVPIIDEINILQASLLAMKTAYLELQQTINIDSLIIDGNQKFHAIIPTYTLINGDNLSLNIAGASILAKVYRDALMVNFAKTYPYYAWEKNAGYGTKTHLEGLKQYGITPLHRKTFAPIKQLINNSNLITSKP
- a CDS encoding Elongation factor 4; the protein is MDSKIRNFAIIAHIDHGKSTLADRLIQYCGGLELREMKEQVLDSLDIERERGITIKAQTVRLNYLAKNGETYQLNLMDTPGHVDFAYEVSRSLAACEGSLLVVDASQGVEAQTLANVYMAIDNNHEIIPVLNKIDLPAADPQKIKHQIEEIIGLDTSNAIEVSAKTGIGIVEVLEGIVNYLPPPVGKLEAPLKALLVDSWYDSYLGVIILVRIYDGTLKKGMKIKTMSNNAEYTVDQVGYFTPKIQQCQALNAGEVGYLTGSIKAVQDTNVGDTITDAKNPTLESLAGFKPSVPVVFSGIFPVDSSEYKNLKLALEKLHLNDASFSFNVENSTALGFGFRCGFLGLLHLEIIQERLTREFNIELITTAPSVEYQLTLTDGKEISIHSPVDMPEPHLIKEIKEPWIKATIIVPEEYLGTVLDLCTKRRGKQVSLNWLDKRAMLVYLLPLNEVVFDFYDKLKSISKGYASFDYELDEYVVGDLVRVNIMVNHELIDALAFIVHKASSEKIGRAICEKLKTLIPRQMFQIPIQAAIGGKIIARETISAFRKDVTAKCYGGDITRKRKLLEKQKAGKLKMRQFGKVEIPQSAFIEVLKIDNES
- the glmU gene encoding Bifunctional protein GlmU, whose product is MLQLNVIILAAGAGTRMKSSLPKAMHLLGNSPLIDHSLHCVTQLQPTEIITVINESMKELAQYIKNTSSATVVYQAKQLGSAHAVLSAEPAIKNFDGITIIMYADTPLVKPQKLQELVNLIQSNKADLGVLAFEKQDPNNYGKLVVQQSKVVSIVEAAEITKKEYLPLCNSGIMAFNNRKVWSLLRQIDNKNSKQEYYLTDLVKIANKNNLLCKYVVDSEENLQGANSKWELAILEAVFQKQKRYEFLQQGVQLIDPQTVYFSLDTKIAQDVIIYPNVYILPKVTIGAGTSILPFSVLEGAIIGEHCNIGPFARLRPETTLAANNKVGNFVEIKKSSINAGVKINHLTYIGDCEIGENTNIGAGTITCNYDGNKKHATKIGADSFIGSNTALVAPITIGTNVTVGAGSVLTKDVPDDSLAIARSSQKNIANWKPVKK
- the czcD gene encoding Cadmium, cobalt and zinc/H(+)-K(+) antiporter: MSHSHNHLFGPFHTKRANRSRMKKLFITTGTLIFVFMVIEFVGGYLSKSLALMADASHMLTDFVSVILALVGILLSSLPPNPQKTYGYTRGEIIISLLNSVFLIFICLFIVYEAFLRFYHPQIVNPKLMLPVAIAGLIINFVVMYLFHRAESHSAGTIHHHAHHHESTTSQSKKQKKASKNLLLESAYLHFLTDTLGSVVAIIVAITIYYTSWYIVDPILSIILVLMILHSTVKVITQSCHILMEGTPINLEAKDIEKYLEKNVAGLLDVHHIHLWSLNEEDHLISLHAVIDKNYQFDDVIENITKILKHEFHLVSITIQAESENRCLDNIN
- the tatB gene encoding Sec-independent protein translocase protein TatB; translation: MLNIGIFELLIIFIVGLIFLSPQDLIACIKAIKKFKTKISQFYHKTNEYFQEVTEVDEDITTLLHKGLSQPSEHIHKMFNYEFLSKEKEFSDPKKSNDENSNKVFLPPDSDSKDTSET